In Desulfitibacter alkalitolerans DSM 16504, a single genomic region encodes these proteins:
- the grdD gene encoding glycine/sarcosine/betaine reductase complex component C subunit alpha, whose amino-acid sequence MDNTDIKKTISEIFNDIANGIETGNFGKKTRVGLTILGSELGPQELLAGAEQAQKANPDIEVVVIGLGVATNLRLIEAADEKQAHTIMDTMLTEGTLDSAVTLHYSFPIGVSTVGRVITPGKGKELYLATTTGTSATERVTAMLKNTIYGIAAAKACGLENPTVGILNIDGARQVERALKSLKENGYPITFTESARSDGGVVMRGNDLLLGSPNIMVTDSLTGNVLIKMFSAFTSGGNYESLGYGYGPGIGEKYDKIICILSRASGAPVVAGAIAYAGQLAKGRILDRVKAEFAEVKKAGWDELMGKLECPTATAKKAGAGEIKPPPEKVVTSEITGIEILDLEDAVQALWKRGIYASSGMGCTGPIIMTAEEDKETAIAILKESSYL is encoded by the coding sequence GTGGATAATACAGACATTAAGAAAACAATTAGTGAAATCTTTAATGATATTGCCAATGGCATTGAGACAGGTAACTTTGGTAAGAAAACCAGGGTTGGTTTAACAATATTGGGAAGTGAATTAGGGCCGCAAGAGCTTTTGGCTGGTGCTGAACAAGCCCAAAAGGCTAATCCAGACATAGAAGTGGTGGTAATTGGCCTGGGAGTAGCTACCAACCTTCGACTAATTGAAGCAGCTGATGAAAAACAGGCCCATACTATAATGGATACCATGTTGACTGAAGGAACTCTAGATTCAGCAGTTACCTTACATTACAGCTTCCCTATTGGCGTGTCTACAGTAGGCAGAGTTATTACCCCTGGCAAGGGAAAAGAACTTTATCTTGCTACAACTACAGGTACTTCAGCTACAGAGCGTGTGACAGCAATGCTGAAAAATACCATCTATGGTATAGCTGCTGCCAAGGCCTGTGGATTAGAGAATCCTACAGTTGGAATACTAAATATTGATGGAGCCAGACAAGTAGAAAGGGCCTTGAAAAGTCTTAAGGAAAATGGTTATCCAATAACTTTTACAGAATCAGCACGCAGTGACGGTGGAGTTGTAATGCGTGGCAATGACTTGCTCTTAGGTTCTCCAAACATAATGGTTACTGACAGCCTAACTGGTAATGTATTGATAAAAATGTTCTCTGCTTTTACAAGTGGCGGGAACTATGAGTCCTTAGGCTATGGGTATGGGCCAGGAATAGGTGAAAAATATGATAAAATAATCTGCATTTTATCCAGGGCCTCAGGTGCACCTGTTGTGGCTGGTGCCATTGCTTATGCAGGTCAGCTTGCAAAGGGAAGGATTTTGGATAGGGTAAAGGCAGAGTTTGCTGAAGTTAAAAAGGCTGGTTGGGACGAACTCATGGGCAAATTAGAATGTCCTACAGCAACAGCTAAAAAAGCAGGTGCTGGTGAGATAAAGCCACCTCCAGAAAAAGTAGTGACTTCAGAGATAACAGGCATTGAAATATTAGATCTTGAGGATGCAGTCCAAGCATTATGGAAAAGGGGAATCTATGCATCAAGTGGTATGGGCTGTACTGGACCAATAATCATGACAGCAGAAGAAGATAAAGAAACGGCAATAGCTATTTTGAAGGAAAGTAGCTACCTGTAA
- the vapC gene encoding type II toxin-antitoxin system tRNA(fMet)-specific endonuclease VapC produces MKYMLDTNICIYLIKKKPENVLIKLHLNMGDGVAISAITLAELMHGVEASAYPEKNTLALNQFLSVVDILPFDDEAAVEYGKICATLKREGTPIGVMVMLIAAHAKAKELIIVTNNVREFERVGGLELENWVIS; encoded by the coding sequence ATGAAATACATGCTGGATACAAACATTTGTATATATCTCATAAAGAAAAAACCAGAGAATGTGCTCATAAAGCTCCATTTGAACATGGGTGACGGTGTTGCCATTTCTGCAATTACCCTTGCAGAACTCATGCACGGCGTAGAAGCAAGTGCATACCCGGAAAAAAATACACTTGCACTCAATCAATTTTTATCCGTTGTGGACATCTTGCCATTTGATGATGAAGCGGCTGTAGAATACGGGAAAATTTGCGCAACGTTAAAGCGGGAAGGAACTCCGATTGGAGTTATGGTTATGCTGATTGCGGCGCATGCGAAGGCTAAAGAACTTATTATCGTCACTAATAATGTCCGTGAATTCGAGCGAGTTGGGGGCCTTGAGCTCGAAAATTGGGTTATTTCATGA
- a CDS encoding type II toxin-antitoxin system Phd/YefM family antitoxin, with protein MITIIKSSSELRKNYNSIADICRKAKVPVFLTRNGVGDTVIMDIETFNRREDDLATAERLLSAERSRLLGTQGYTVDEFEKNMREAIASGAEHGT; from the coding sequence TTGATTACAATAATTAAATCATCAAGTGAGCTTCGAAAAAATTACAACAGTATCGCTGATATTTGCCGTAAAGCAAAAGTACCTGTATTTTTAACCAGAAATGGCGTCGGCGATACAGTTATCATGGATATAGAAACATTCAACCGGCGCGAGGATGATTTGGCGACAGCCGAGCGTTTGCTTTCGGCAGAGCGTTCCCGTTTGCTTGGAACTCAAGGATATACGGTTGATGAGTTCGAAAAAAACATGAGGGAAGCTATCGCCAGTGGAGCGGAGCATGGAACGTAA
- the trxB gene encoding thioredoxin-disulfide reductase: MIKEVWDLLVVGGGPAGMAAGIYGARSRLKTVVLEKGRTGGQAATTEELENYPGFGRGATGPGIMKSIREHAEDFGVVFEKEQVTDLELEGEVKVIRTKRGQEYHAKAVVLAPGANPRTLGIKGEKAFVGKGVSYCATCDADFYEDLEVVVVGNGDAAIEEAIYLTKFADKVTIIVIHDEGILDANKASQEKAYANPKIHFVWNSVLNEIRGDGLVEQVVIKNLKTGELTEMETNGVFFFVGYVPNTEFLKGKVALNDNGYIIVNEKMETSVPGVYAAGDANQKFLRQVVTAVADGAVAAFAADKYLAEEENFKMQVLDAKEPVMVVFWAPQNEESIVAVSTIEQHKDRYPNTKLVKIDLYRNHLVASRYHVEQVPAVLLFNKGELVNRIDGKLSQSDIDSLVAIL, from the coding sequence ATGATTAAGGAAGTATGGGACTTGCTCGTGGTCGGTGGAGGCCCTGCAGGGATGGCAGCAGGCATCTACGGTGCAAGATCCAGGCTGAAGACAGTAGTCCTTGAAAAGGGTCGTACAGGCGGACAGGCGGCTACTACAGAAGAACTAGAGAATTACCCTGGCTTTGGTAGGGGAGCAACAGGTCCCGGGATTATGAAATCCATTAGGGAGCATGCTGAAGACTTTGGAGTAGTTTTTGAAAAAGAGCAGGTGACAGATCTTGAACTAGAGGGTGAGGTAAAGGTAATTCGCACCAAAAGGGGGCAGGAGTACCATGCCAAGGCAGTAGTATTAGCCCCAGGTGCCAATCCAAGAACTCTAGGAATCAAGGGAGAAAAGGCCTTTGTAGGCAAGGGTGTATCATATTGTGCAACCTGTGATGCTGACTTTTATGAGGATCTAGAGGTTGTTGTAGTTGGTAATGGAGACGCTGCCATTGAAGAAGCCATCTACCTGACTAAATTTGCAGATAAGGTAACCATTATTGTCATACATGATGAAGGCATCCTTGATGCCAACAAGGCAAGCCAGGAAAAGGCCTATGCCAATCCTAAAATACACTTTGTTTGGAATTCTGTTCTTAATGAAATCAGGGGCGACGGTCTAGTTGAACAGGTGGTAATTAAAAACCTTAAAACTGGTGAATTAACAGAAATGGAAACAAATGGTGTATTCTTTTTTGTGGGCTATGTACCTAATACTGAATTTTTAAAGGGTAAGGTAGCACTCAATGATAACGGCTATATAATTGTCAATGAAAAGATGGAAACATCAGTGCCCGGAGTTTATGCAGCAGGGGATGCCAATCAAAAGTTTTTAAGACAGGTGGTTACAGCAGTAGCTGATGGAGCAGTCGCCGCCTTTGCTGCAGACAAATATCTTGCAGAAGAAGAAAACTTTAAAATGCAGGTTCTTGATGCCAAAGAACCAGTAATGGTTGTTTTCTGGGCGCCCCAAAATGAAGAAAGCATTGTGGCAGTGTCTACTATAGAGCAGCATAAGGACAGATACCCAAATACCAAGCTTGTCAAAATCGACCTGTATAGAAATCATCTAGTGGCCAGCAGGTATCACGTTGAGCAGGTTCCTGCAGTACTGCTCTTTAATAAAGGAGAGCTTGTCAACCGTATTGACGGCAAACTAAGCCAGTCAGATATTGACAGCCTGGTAGCAATATTATAA
- the grdC gene encoding glycine/sarcosine/betaine reductase complex component C subunit beta, producing MNFAVIKGASYGLIQACNMVVHQGTTQTSEKRKNPDSEYLKKLPEQLRSFEEAVQYPPNQAYIGNITPHELGDIPRPWYENPFKDANRVGKYGEIMPEDEFIGLIKVVDVFELVFLEKNFQESVKAKITAHPVLKSLKGLAKLDKDGMEMEEIEKIVQKEHAAEPIYYEHKLAGYVKKAHDYDQALSAHVMFENLVSKASAVYALALLFQKTSLKAEEVDYIIEASEEACGDMNQRGGGNFAKAIGEVCDCVNATGSDTRGFCAAPVHALIEAASLVQAGVYKNVVVLAGGATAKLGMNGKEHVAKKLPVLEDLLGAFAVHVSENDGVSPVIRTDVIGKHKIGSGGSPQAVTQALVTEPLEKKGIKLSEIDLFAVEMQNPEITEPAGAGDVPKANYKMIAALGVKQGEFDRADIENQVARFGMPGFAPTQGHIPSGIPVIGHARDMIMQGKINKAMIIGKGSLFLGRLTHLFDGVSFVMENNTGKVDTGIGVDKEEVRKMIAEAMRNLADSLK from the coding sequence GTGAATTTTGCTGTTATTAAAGGAGCTAGCTATGGATTAATTCAAGCATGCAATATGGTCGTACATCAAGGAACAACCCAAACATCAGAAAAGAGAAAAAATCCTGATTCTGAATACCTTAAGAAGCTTCCTGAGCAGCTTAGGTCCTTTGAAGAAGCAGTCCAATACCCACCTAATCAGGCTTATATTGGAAATATAACTCCCCATGAATTAGGAGATATTCCAAGGCCATGGTATGAGAACCCTTTTAAGGATGCAAATCGAGTTGGAAAATATGGGGAAATCATGCCCGAGGATGAATTTATAGGGCTTATAAAGGTAGTGGATGTCTTCGAACTGGTTTTTCTAGAGAAGAATTTCCAGGAAAGTGTAAAAGCAAAAATTACAGCCCATCCAGTTTTAAAAAGCTTAAAAGGCTTGGCAAAGCTTGATAAGGATGGGATGGAAATGGAAGAAATAGAGAAAATTGTCCAGAAGGAGCATGCTGCAGAGCCCATATATTACGAGCATAAGCTGGCGGGCTACGTAAAAAAAGCCCATGATTACGACCAGGCCTTAAGTGCCCATGTCATGTTTGAAAACCTGGTAAGCAAAGCCTCTGCAGTCTATGCATTAGCTCTTCTATTTCAGAAAACATCTTTAAAGGCTGAAGAGGTTGACTATATCATTGAAGCATCTGAAGAAGCGTGTGGAGACATGAATCAAAGGGGTGGAGGTAATTTTGCCAAGGCTATTGGAGAGGTATGTGATTGTGTAAATGCAACAGGTTCAGATACCAGGGGCTTTTGTGCTGCTCCAGTGCACGCTTTGATAGAGGCTGCCAGCCTTGTACAAGCCGGGGTTTATAAAAATGTGGTGGTATTGGCAGGTGGTGCAACTGCCAAGCTCGGAATGAACGGGAAAGAACATGTTGCTAAAAAACTTCCTGTGCTAGAGGACCTATTAGGAGCCTTTGCAGTCCATGTTAGTGAAAATGATGGAGTTAGTCCTGTTATTCGCACTGATGTTATTGGCAAGCATAAAATTGGTTCTGGCGGTTCCCCTCAGGCTGTTACCCAGGCACTAGTAACTGAACCCCTTGAAAAGAAGGGTATCAAGCTGTCTGAAATAGACCTGTTTGCTGTTGAAATGCAAAACCCAGAAATAACCGAGCCTGCCGGAGCAGGAGACGTACCCAAGGCAAACTACAAGATGATTGCCGCCTTGGGGGTAAAACAGGGAGAATTTGACCGGGCAGATATTGAGAACCAGGTTGCCCGCTTCGGAATGCCTGGCTTTGCACCTACCCAGGGTCATATTCCATCAGGTATTCCAGTTATAGGTCATGCTCGAGATATGATAATGCAGGGCAAAATAAACAAGGCCATGATAATAGGTAAGGGCAGCCTATTCCTGGGCAGATTAACCCACCTGTTTGATGGTGTATCATTTGTAATGGAGAATAATACAGGAAAAGTAGATACCGGCATAGGAGTAGATAAGGAAGAAGTAAGAAAAATGATTGCCGAGGCCATGCGTAACCTGGCAGATTCCCTAAAATAA
- a CDS encoding MFS transporter encodes MNNKEPLWTKDFVLICILNLLVFTSFYFLLPTLPIFVTDVLKGDESQVGYIIGILTLMAVAVRPLSGFLIDAVGRKQIFFLALLFYVISMAGYIFVTSLVLLFLLRFVHGAAWGFATTSAGTVVADLVPASRRGEGMGYYGLSNTVAMAVGPVLALTIINQVDFNLLFTSALALSILGFLCMFGISYPVSSKKSNKFTFSLESFYEPRVLSLSLMLFFITFGYGGIVSFITIYAKDLNIDNPGMFFFAYAVILLFVRPYAGKVFDSQGPFKIMAIGFIAIIISFIILFLAGGMSYYVLSAVFLGIGFGIVHPTAVAMAINRVEPFRRGAANATIFSAFDLGIGLGSILLGYLSKAAGLPFMYLSCGIIILIPLWLFYNKIIPEYYSETDIKT; translated from the coding sequence ATGAATAACAAGGAGCCCCTATGGACAAAGGATTTTGTTTTAATCTGCATACTCAACCTCCTGGTTTTTACAAGCTTTTATTTTTTACTCCCTACACTTCCCATATTTGTAACAGACGTATTAAAGGGTGATGAGAGCCAGGTAGGGTATATTATTGGTATTCTTACCCTAATGGCAGTTGCAGTACGCCCGCTATCGGGTTTTTTAATAGATGCTGTTGGCAGGAAACAGATATTTTTCCTGGCATTACTGTTTTATGTAATTAGTATGGCCGGTTATATTTTTGTGACAAGCCTGGTTTTATTGTTTTTATTAAGATTTGTTCATGGTGCAGCCTGGGGCTTTGCCACAACTTCTGCAGGAACTGTTGTTGCCGATCTTGTTCCAGCCTCCAGAAGAGGAGAAGGCATGGGCTATTACGGATTGTCTAATACCGTGGCAATGGCAGTGGGGCCTGTGTTAGCTCTGACAATCATAAACCAGGTTGACTTTAATCTCTTGTTCACCTCTGCATTAGCCCTCTCTATTTTAGGATTTCTATGCATGTTTGGCATCAGCTATCCTGTATCAAGCAAAAAGTCTAATAAGTTTACATTTTCTTTAGAAAGCTTTTATGAACCCAGGGTCTTATCTTTATCATTAATGTTGTTTTTCATTACCTTTGGTTATGGAGGGATTGTATCCTTTATCACAATCTATGCTAAAGACTTGAACATAGATAATCCAGGTATGTTCTTCTTTGCCTATGCAGTTATCCTGCTTTTTGTTAGACCCTATGCAGGTAAGGTATTTGACAGTCAGGGGCCCTTTAAGATCATGGCCATAGGCTTTATAGCTATTATCATTTCTTTTATTATCCTGTTTTTAGCTGGTGGAATGTCCTATTATGTTCTTTCTGCCGTTTTTTTGGGTATTGGCTTTGGCATTGTCCATCCAACAGCTGTAGCCATGGCAATTAATAGGGTTGAGCCTTTCAGGCGTGGGGCAGCAAATGCCACCATATTCAGTGCCTTTGACCTGGGAATTGGGTTGGGTTCAATACTCCTTGGCTACTTGTCAAAGGCAGCGGGATTACCATTTATGTATCTTAGTTGTGGCATTATAATTCTTATTCCCTTATGGTTGTTTTATAATAAAATAATACCAGAGTATTATAGTGAAACTGATATAAAAACTTAA
- a CDS encoding type II toxin-antitoxin system RelE/ParE family toxin, with translation MERNEKVYQVIIASDANGRMYDHFEFLARVSVNAANRLLDGLLKDIRNLQTDPFRYPVYNRPYLPVGKYRYILTNKRYRIVYQIIGNQVFVDDIQDCRQDDDKSILNK, from the coding sequence ATGGAACGTAATGAAAAGGTATATCAGGTAATTATTGCATCCGATGCAAACGGCAGAATGTATGACCATTTTGAATTTTTAGCACGTGTCAGTGTTAATGCGGCAAACAGACTTTTGGACGGATTGCTTAAAGATATTCGGAATCTCCAAACCGATCCGTTCCGTTATCCTGTGTATAACCGTCCATATCTTCCAGTCGGCAAATACCGTTATATATTAACAAACAAAAGGTATCGGATCGTTTATCAGATTATTGGCAATCAAGTGTTTGTGGATGATATACAGGATTGTCGGCAAGATGATGACAAGAGCATCTTAAACAAATAA
- the grdA gene encoding glycine/sarcosine/betaine reductase complex selenoprotein A: MLKGKKVAILGDRDGIPGPAIEECVKSAGAEVVFSTTECFVUTAAGAMDLENQQRIKDLTEKYGNQNLIVVLGGAEAEASGLAAETVSNGDPTFAGPLAGVQLGLKAYHIFEDEIKNDVAPEVYEEHISMMEMVLDVDEVVNEVKSIREQYTS, encoded by the coding sequence ATGCTTAAAGGAAAAAAAGTGGCTATTCTTGGTGACAGAGATGGTATTCCAGGTCCAGCCATTGAAGAGTGCGTCAAGAGTGCTGGTGCAGAAGTAGTTTTTTCAACTACAGAATGCTTTGTGTGAACTGCAGCTGGTGCAATGGACCTAGAAAATCAGCAAAGAATTAAAGACTTAACTGAAAAGTACGGTAACCAGAACCTTATAGTTGTATTGGGTGGTGCAGAGGCTGAAGCTTCTGGGTTAGCTGCCGAAACAGTATCCAATGGTGATCCTACCTTTGCTGGTCCATTAGCAGGAGTCCAGTTAGGACTCAAGGCATATCATATTTTTGAAGATGAAATTAAAAATGATGTCGCTCCTGAAGTATATGAAGAGCATATCAGCATGATGGAAATGGTGTTAGACGTTGACGAGGTTGTTAATGAAGTGAAGTCTATTAGAGAGCAGTACACAAGTTAA
- a CDS encoding TIGR01440 family protein, with protein sequence MENLNLYTRQAQEAIQGLLRAAHLKPGDIVVIGCSTSEVAGKKIGSSSNLQTAGAIMDGLLPTVLEKELFMAVQCCEHLNRALVVEERCAAKYNLEIVCVYPHEKAGGSLAAAAMERFAQPVVVETIAAHAGLDIGDTFIGMHLKKVAVPVRIELKSIGEAHLTLARTRPKLIGGERAIYHNTSCFK encoded by the coding sequence ATGGAAAATTTGAACCTGTATACCAGACAAGCCCAGGAAGCAATCCAAGGTTTATTAAGGGCTGCCCATTTAAAGCCAGGTGATATAGTTGTTATAGGATGCAGTACCAGTGAGGTTGCTGGCAAAAAAATTGGCTCTTCTTCTAACCTGCAGACTGCCGGGGCAATTATGGATGGTTTGCTGCCAACAGTTCTAGAAAAAGAACTTTTTATGGCAGTACAATGCTGTGAGCATTTAAATAGGGCTTTAGTTGTGGAAGAGAGGTGTGCTGCCAAATACAATTTGGAAATAGTTTGTGTTTACCCCCATGAAAAAGCTGGAGGCTCGTTGGCGGCAGCAGCCATGGAAAGATTTGCACAGCCAGTTGTGGTAGAAACCATTGCAGCCCATGCAGGTTTGGACATTGGGGATACTTTTATAGGAATGCATTTAAAAAAAGTGGCCGTTCCAGTACGGATAGAACTAAAAAGTATAGGAGAAGCCCATTTAACCCTGGCAAGAACAAGGCCTAAACTAATAGGAGGAGAAAGGGCTATTTATCATAATACAAGCTGTTTTAAGTAA
- the vapB gene encoding type II toxin-antitoxin system antitoxin VapB, which yields METAKLFVNGQSQAVRLPKEYRFSGNEVYIQKVGNAVMLFPKDHAWETFLNGLNSFTDDFFADGRNQGVQTSRETL from the coding sequence ATGGAAACTGCAAAATTATTTGTCAATGGTCAGAGTCAGGCTGTACGGCTACCGAAAGAATACCGTTTTTCGGGTAACGAAGTATATATTCAAAAAGTGGGTAATGCTGTTATGCTGTTTCCAAAAGATCATGCATGGGAAACCTTTCTTAACGGTCTTAACAGCTTTACCGATGATTTCTTTGCAGACGGACGTAATCAGGGTGTTCAAACGTCAAGGGAGACATTATGA
- a CDS encoding glycine betaine uptake BCCT transporter gives MEAKDRWNPVFVISLSVTLGIVLWGLFAPESFAAVANGVFSFLIGSFGWLYIWAMFIFVAFAVFMAVSRYGKIKLGSDNDEPEFSSISWFAMLFSAGMGIGLVFWGVAEPLYHYMQPPVGTPQTPEAAIQAITISFFHWGFHPWANYSILGMALAYFQFRRNAPGLISSIFVPIIGEKGVKGPIGKTIDILAIFATVAGIATSLGLGTLQINSGVNFLWGVPINSTVQIAIIVVITAIFLGSAITGIEKGIKYISNLNLGTAFFVLIATLLLGPTVKIIEVLTTGLGAYLGGFIERSLTLAPFGDAGWLGGWTLFYWAWWIAWGPFVGTFIARISKGRTIREFVAGVILVPALGSFVWFAVFGTLGLNLEISGIAAVGQNAIADVSTAFFVVYSHYPFGQIISIITVALISTFFITSGNSATFVLSMLSSDGALNPSLIKMVIWGILLAALSIALLITGGLQTLQIASIAAAFPFAIVMLLACLSLYKAVSEEHRPLKK, from the coding sequence TTGGAAGCAAAGGATAGATGGAATCCAGTATTTGTAATATCACTTAGCGTTACTCTGGGCATAGTGTTGTGGGGATTATTTGCCCCTGAAAGCTTTGCTGCAGTTGCCAATGGTGTATTTAGCTTTCTAATAGGCAGCTTTGGTTGGCTGTATATCTGGGCCATGTTCATATTTGTAGCCTTTGCAGTATTCATGGCAGTAAGTAGGTATGGAAAAATAAAGCTGGGTTCAGATAACGATGAACCGGAATTTAGCTCTATTTCCTGGTTTGCCATGCTTTTTAGTGCTGGAATGGGAATAGGGTTGGTATTTTGGGGTGTTGCAGAACCATTATATCACTACATGCAGCCTCCTGTTGGAACACCCCAAACTCCTGAAGCCGCAATCCAGGCCATAACCATCAGCTTTTTTCATTGGGGCTTTCATCCCTGGGCAAATTATAGTATTCTTGGTATGGCACTGGCCTATTTCCAATTTAGAAGAAATGCTCCAGGTTTAATCAGCAGCATCTTTGTGCCGATAATTGGTGAAAAGGGCGTGAAGGGTCCCATAGGCAAAACCATTGACATTCTAGCTATTTTTGCCACTGTAGCAGGTATTGCAACCTCATTAGGTCTTGGCACATTACAAATAAATAGTGGTGTAAATTTTCTCTGGGGTGTGCCTATTAACAGTACAGTTCAAATTGCCATTATTGTAGTAATTACTGCTATATTTTTAGGTTCAGCTATAACAGGCATAGAAAAAGGCATCAAGTATATATCTAACTTGAATTTAGGCACTGCCTTTTTTGTATTAATTGCCACACTGCTCTTAGGCCCTACTGTAAAAATAATTGAAGTTTTGACTACAGGTCTGGGAGCTTACCTTGGAGGTTTTATAGAACGCAGTTTAACCCTGGCCCCCTTTGGAGATGCAGGCTGGTTAGGTGGGTGGACCCTTTTCTATTGGGCCTGGTGGATTGCATGGGGTCCCTTTGTGGGAACCTTTATTGCGCGGATTTCAAAGGGAAGAACCATACGTGAATTTGTTGCAGGTGTCATACTTGTTCCAGCCCTGGGAAGCTTTGTATGGTTTGCGGTTTTTGGAACCCTTGGCCTAAACCTAGAGATTTCAGGAATTGCTGCAGTGGGCCAAAACGCCATTGCAGATGTTTCTACAGCCTTTTTTGTAGTATACAGTCATTATCCCTTTGGACAGATAATTTCCATAATCACTGTTGCGCTCATATCCACATTCTTTATCACTTCAGGCAACTCAGCAACATTTGTTCTTTCAATGCTGTCATCTGACGGTGCGTTAAATCCATCCCTGATCAAAATGGTTATCTGGGGAATATTATTAGCTGCTTTATCAATTGCGTTGTTAATAACTGGCGGACTTCAAACCCTCCAGATTGCATCAATAGCAGCAGCCTTTCCCTTTGCCATAGTTATGCTTTTGGCCTGCCTTTCACTTTACAAAGCAGTTTCTGAGGAGCATAGACCATTAAAGAAATAG
- the grdH gene encoding betaine reductase selenoprotein B: protein MKKGIHYINQFFGQIGGEDKADYAPTIHDGLVGPAQGLNQALKEIEITHTIICGDNFMGSREEEAVATILEFLKDKEFDMFFAGPAFLAGRYGTACGKICKVVHEKFGVPVISSMNVENPAVNMFRSDVYIFEGGNSARKMKEDLGKMASFGDKIIRGDELKPAKEEGYFGRGKRHQTWTNPPVRSADRVVDMLIKKVTGQPFETELPIPKSDLVPIAPAIKDLSRATVALVTSGGIVPVDNPDRIQSASATKWGKYDISKLDRFEAGKYKTIHAGYDPAAANADPNVVVPLDALRQYEREGKIGKVHDYFYTTVGTGTTQGEAQRMGQEIAEELVTAGVDAVILTATUGTCTRCGATINKEIERKGITIVTMANLLPIAKTVGSNRMVPTISIPYPLGNPNTPKEEQWKLRYHRVGVALDSLTTEITEQTVFPVKI from the coding sequence GTGAAAAAGGGAATTCACTATATTAATCAGTTTTTTGGTCAGATTGGTGGAGAGGACAAGGCGGATTATGCGCCAACTATTCATGATGGTCTGGTGGGTCCTGCCCAGGGCTTAAATCAAGCCCTAAAAGAAATTGAGATTACACATACAATTATATGTGGTGACAACTTCATGGGTTCCAGAGAAGAAGAGGCGGTTGCCACTATCCTAGAATTTCTGAAGGATAAGGAGTTTGACATGTTTTTTGCGGGCCCTGCATTTCTGGCAGGTAGATATGGAACAGCGTGTGGGAAGATATGCAAAGTAGTTCACGAAAAATTTGGCGTGCCAGTGATTTCGTCCATGAATGTGGAAAACCCAGCGGTGAACATGTTTAGATCAGATGTTTATATCTTTGAAGGTGGAAATAGTGCTCGTAAAATGAAAGAAGACCTGGGAAAAATGGCCTCCTTTGGAGATAAAATTATTAGAGGAGACGAGCTTAAGCCAGCAAAAGAGGAAGGCTACTTTGGTCGTGGAAAACGCCATCAAACATGGACTAACCCTCCAGTAAGAAGTGCTGACAGGGTTGTAGACATGCTTATTAAAAAAGTTACTGGACAGCCTTTTGAAACAGAGCTGCCAATTCCAAAATCAGACCTTGTGCCAATAGCTCCTGCTATTAAGGATCTAAGCAGGGCAACTGTTGCCCTTGTTACTTCCGGTGGAATAGTTCCAGTTGACAATCCAGATAGAATTCAATCTGCTTCTGCTACCAAATGGGGTAAATATGATATTTCAAAGCTGGATAGGTTTGAAGCAGGAAAGTACAAAACAATTCATGCTGGTTATGACCCGGCAGCTGCAAATGCTGATCCAAATGTGGTAGTGCCTTTAGATGCATTAAGACAGTATGAAAGGGAAGGCAAGATTGGCAAGGTCCATGACTATTTCTATACTACTGTAGGTACAGGTACCACCCAGGGAGAAGCCCAGCGTATGGGTCAAGAAATTGCTGAGGAATTGGTTACAGCTGGTGTGGACGCTGTTATCCTTACCGCCACCTGAGGCACCTGTACGCGTTGCGGTGCAACGATAAACAAGGAAATAGAAAGAAAAGGCATTACAATTGTAACAATGGCTAATTTGCTTCCAATTGCTAAGACAGTTGGCTCTAATAGAATGGTACCAACCATATCCATTCCCTATCCCCTGGGCAATCCAAATACCCCAAAGGAAGAACAATGGAAGCTACGCTACCATAGGGTGGGAGTGGCATTAGACTCTTTAACTACAGAAATTACTGAACAAACAGTATTCCCTGTTAAGATTTAA